The DNA segment CCCTCAAGGACGGTCAGCTCAAGGCCGTGGTCTGTACCTCCAGCCTCGACCTGGGGGTGGATTTTCTGCCGGTCGAGCGGGTGCTGCAAATCGGCTCGGCCAAGGGCATTGCCCGCCTGATGCAGCGTGCCGGACGCTCCGGCCACGCGCCGGGCCGCCGCTCGCGAGTGACGTTAGTACCGACCCATAGCCTGGAACTGGTCGAAGCCGCGGCTGCTCAGGTCGCTGTGGCCGCACGCATGATCGAACCCCGGCACAGCCCGCACCAGCCGCTGGATGTGCTGGTGCAGCATCTGGTCAGCATGGCGCTGGGCGGCGGCTTCCTGCCTGACGAGCTGTATCAGGAAGTGCGCGGCGCCTGGGCTTACCGGAATCTGGACCAAACCCACTGGCAGTGGGCGCTGGCCTTTGTGCGCAGCGGCGGCCATTCGCTCACCGCTTACCCGGATTACCGCCGGGTCGAACCGGACGAGCACGGCGTATGGCGGGTGCCGGATGCGCGCCTGGCACGTCGGCACCGGATGAGTATTGGTACCATCGTCAGCGATGCCAGCATCAACGTGAAGTACTGGAAGAAAGGCAGCGGCTCGCTGGGCACAGTGGAGGAAGGCTTTATCGCCCGTCTGCGCCCTGGCGATAATTTTCTGTTCGGTGGCCGCTTGCTGGAGCTGGTACGGGTCGAGGACATGACCGCCTACGTCAAGCGTGCGACCGGCAAGAAGGCCGCCGTACCGCGCTGGAATGGCGGGCGCATGCCGCTGTCCAGTGAACTGGCCGCCGCAGTGGTCGCGCAGTTTGATGCAGCAGCGCATGGCGTATACGACAGCCCGCCGATGCAGGCGGTCAGGCCGCTGCTGGAAGTCCAGCGCCAGTGGTCGGCATTGCCGCAGAGTAACCGGCTATTGGTTGAAACCCTGAAGTCCCGCGAAGGCTGGCACCTGTTCATCTACCCGTTCGCCGGCCGCCATGTGCATCTGGGGCTGGCCAGTTTGCTGGCCTGGCGATTAAGCCAACAAAGGCCGCTGAGTTTCTCGATGGCGGTCAATGATTACGGCCTGGAACTGCTCAGCGCCAGCGAGCTGGACTGGAACGCATTGCTGCATCAGGGCGATTTGTTCAGCGATGCCGACCTGGACCAGCACATCCTCGCCAGCCTCAATGCCAGTGAACTGGCGCAGCGACGCTTCCGGGAAATCGCCCGGATTGGCGGGCTGGTGTTTTCCGGCTACCCCGGCGCACCGAAAAGCACCCGCCAATTGCAGGCCTCCAGCGGCCTGTTTTTCGAGGTATTCAAGCAGTACGACGCCGATAATCGTCTGCTGCTCCAGGCCCATGACGAAGTGCTGAGCCTGGAGCTGGATTATCAGCGCCTGCAGGACACGTTGCAGAAAATGGCGCGCCTGCCCATGGACCTGCATGCCCTCAAGCGCGCCTCGCCGCTGGCCTTTCCGCTGCTGGTCGAACGCCTGCGCGAGAGCCTGAGCAGCGAGAAACTCGCCGATCGCATTGCGCGCATGGTGCGTGACCTGGAAAAAGCCGCCGGCCCGGAGCCTGACGCATGAGCGCATACCTGCCTGTACAACTGGCCGGGGAAACCCTGTGGCTGCTGGCCGACAAGGCGCTGTATTACCCAAGCCAGCAGACCCTGCTGATCGCCGACGCGCATTTCGGCAAGGCTGCTGCCTACCGGCGTCTGGGCCAGCCGGTGCCGCATGGCACGACTGACGCCAACCTGCGGCGGATCGACCGCCTGCTGGCCGACTATCCGACTGAACAGTTGATTTTTCTCGGTGATTTGCTGCACGCGCCACAATCACACGCGCCGGCCACCCTGGCGGCCTTGGCTGAGTGGCGCCAGCGGCATGTTGCGCTGAATATCTGTCTGATTCGCGGCAACCACGATAACCGGGCCGGCGACCCGCCCGGCTATCTGCGTATCAAGGTGGTGGACGCCCCGCTGCTGCTCGGCCCGTTTGCCTTGCAGCACGAGCCCGATCCGCACCCGACTCATCACGTGCTGGCCGGGCATGTGCATCCGGTGTTTACCTTGAAGGGCCGGGGGCGCCAGCGCTTGCGCCTGCCGTGCTTTGTGCTCGACGAGCAGGTCAGCCTGCTGCCAGCCTTCGGCGAATTCACGGGCGGGTATGGGGTCCAGGCACAACCGCGCCGACGCCTGTTTGTGGCAGGCGACGGCGGGGTCTGGGCGCTGGAAAGCTAGAATGTCAGGCCACAGGCGCAGGTGGCGGCTCATCCGGCACGGTTGGCACACCGGGTTCCTGGGGCTGATCGGGCTGCGGCGTGTCGGGGGTCGGCTGGCCTGGAATCCCGCCGCCCACCATATTCAGATGCTCGTCGGCCAACAACGACCAGGCCAGCAGGCCGATTTCGTTAAGCGGAGCAGCGTCTTGTCCAATGGGTTTTGAGTCAATCTTCATAGGCACTCCTGAGCGTCTGGTCACCCGCCTCAAAGGCGGGCAGAAACAGCTTGCTCAGTAGAGTGCCAAACAGGCTTTAAATTCCATGAAACAATCATGAAACCTTGCCCTGGACAAGCAGTCAGCGGCCACTCAGGTACGTGGCAGGGTCACGCCGCGCTGGCCTTGATACTTGCCGCCACGGTCCTTGTACGACACTTCGCACTCTTCATCGGACTCCAGAAACAGCATCTGCGCCACGCCTTCGTTAGCGTAGATCTTGGCCGGCAGCGTGGTGGTGTTGGAGAACTCCAGGGTCACGTGGCCTTCCCACTCGGGCTCGAGCGGGGTGACGTTGACGATGATGCCGCAGCGTGCGTAGGTGCTCTTGCCCAGGCAAATGGTCAGCACATTGCGCGGAATGCGGAAGTACTCGACGGTGCGGGCCAGGGCGAAGGAGTTTGGAGGAATGATGCAGACGTCGCTCTTGACGTCGACGAAGCTCTTCTCATCGAAGTTTTTCGGATCAACGGTCGCCGAGTTGATGTTGGTGAACACCTTGAATTCATCGGCGCAACGCACATCGTAACCATAGCTTGACACACCGAAGGAGATCAGCCGGTCGGCGCCCTCACCGCGCATCTGGCGCTCGACGAAAGGCTCGATCATGCCGTGCTCTTGCGCCATGCGGCGAATCCACTTGTCCGATTTGATGCTCATGGCGGTGTCCTGAAATAGCAAGGTGAAAAATATGCGGGCATCTTACCGGTCCACGCCGTCTCGTACAAAGGCCAAAAGGCTGCCGGACCCTGTGCAGGGCCACGGCGGGCAGCCATTGTTTGGCAATACAAATAATCCTCAGATGCCCATTGGCGTTTGCAGGAAAAAGGGTTAAGGTGGCGCCACTGTGTTGCTTGTGTCACTGAGAATCTCTACACGATGTTGAATATCACCATCACCATGAATTTCCAGCTCTTTGCACTCAGTCTCGGCCAGGGTGTTTCCTGAGTCGCAGTTAACTTTGTCCAAGGAGATGTATCATGTCCAATCGCCAAACCGGTACCGTTAAGTGGTTCAACGATGAGAAAGGCTTCGGCTTCATCACTCCACAATCCGGTGACGACCTGTTCGTACACTTCAAAGCTATCCAGATCGATGGCTTCAAAACCCTGAAAGAAGGCCAGCAAGTTACTTTCGTCGCTACCCGCGGCCAGAAAGGCATGCAGGCTGAAGAAGTGCAAATCGCTTAATTTGCGCTGACTCGCTTCAAAAAACCCCGCCCACAAAGCGGGGTTTTTTTATGCCCGGAATTTACCGTGGTGCTTGCCGCCACGCGGAACCCCGTAGGAGCGGCCGGGCGGCGATCCGCTTCAGCCGCGAATTCCCTTCGCTGCTAAAGCAGCTCCTACGGCCGCCATCGGTTGCAAGGATGTGATCAGTCGTCGCTGACCGAGATCGTTGGCATCGCCGGGCTGGCCGCTTCCTGCAGCACAATCCGCGCGCCCACCTGGCGGGCCAGCTCCTGATAAATCATCGCAATCTGGCTCTCAGGCTCAGCGATGGCAGTGGGTTTGCCGCCATCGGCCTGTTCGCGGATCAGCATCGACAGTGGCAATGAGGCCAGCAGATCGACGTTGTAATGACTGGCCAGTTTCTCGCCGCCACCCTCACCGAACAGATGCTCGGCATGCCCGCAGTTCGAGCAGATATGCACAGCCATGTTCTCGACCACGCCCAACACCGGGATGTTGACCTTGCGAAACATCTCCACGCCCTTCTTCGCATCCAGAAGCGCCAGATCCTGCGGGGTGGTGACGATCACCGAGCCGGCCACCGGCACCTTCTGCGCCAGGGTCAACTGGATATCACCGGTACCCGGCGGCATGTCGATGACCAGATAATCCAGGTCGTTCCAGGCGGTCTGGGTCACCAGTTGCAGCAAAGCGCCGGAGACCATCGGCCCGCGCCAGACCATCGGCGTGTTGTCGTCGGTGAGAAACGCCATCGACATCACTTCAACGCCATGCGCCTCGATGGGCACGAACCACTTCTGGTCCTTGACCTTCGGCCGGGTGCCTTCAGGGATGCCAAACATGATGCCCTGGCTGGGGCCGTAGATATCCGCATCGAGAATGCCGACCCGCGCGCCTTCACGGGCCAGTGCCAGGGCCAGATTGGCAGCGGTGGTCGATTTGCCGACCCCGCCTTTGCCAGAGGCCACAGCGATGATGTTTTTCACGTTGGCCAGGCCAGGCACTTGGCTCTGGGCCTTGTGTGGCTGAATGTTTGTGGTGACGCTGACGCTGGCCGAACTCACTCCGTCCAGGCCTTCGATAGCGGTTTGCAGAATCTGCGCCCAGCCCTTGCTGAACAGCCCGGCGGCATAGCCCAGCTCCAACTGCACGCTGACCCGGCCGCCGTCGATGTCGATGGCCCGCACGCAACCGGCGCTGACCGGGTCCTGGTTGAGATAAGGGTCGGTGTACTGGCGAAGAATAGTCTCCACCGCTGCGCGGCTCACTGCGCTCATGGACTGGCTCCGAATAGAAACTTGAGTAAAACAGGCGGCTATCCTACCCGTTATGACGGGCGGTGCCATGTTTTCGCCGCAACATCGCAGGATGAAAAAAAAACCGCGGGCCTTTATAGTGGCCGATCCGTGTATGACTTAAGTAGCCGAGCCCCATGTCCGAGCCCCGCAAGATTCTCGTAACCAGCGCCCTGCCCTATGCCAATGGTTCCATCCACCTTGGCCACATGCTTGAGTACATCCAGACCGACATGTGGGTGCGTTTCCAGAAGCACCGCGGCAACCACTGCACCTACGTCTGCGCGGACGACGCTCACGGCTCGGCCATCATGCTGCGCGCGGAAAAGGAAGGCATCACCCCGGAACAGCTGATCGACAACGTCAAGGCTGAACACAGCACCGATTTCGCCGATTTTCTGGTCGACTTCGACAATTTCCACTCCACGCACTGCGAAGAGAACCGTGAGCTGTCGAGCCTGATCTACACCCGCCTGCGCGATGCTGGTCATATTGCCACCCGTTCGGTGACCCAATATTTCGACCCCGACAAGAAGATGTTCCTCGCCGACCGCTTCATCAAGGGCACCTGTCCGAAATGCAGCGCTGAAGACCAATACGGCGACAACTGCGAAAAATGCGGCGCGACCTACGAGCCGACCGAGCTGAAAGACCCGAAATCGGCGATTTCCGGTGCCACGCCGGTGCTCAAGGACTCCAAGCACTTCTTCTTTGACCTGCCGGCCTTCCAGGACATGCTCCAGGCCTGGACCCGCAGCGGCACCCTGCAAGACGCAGTAGCCAACAAACTGGCCGAATGGCTCGACAGCGGCCTGCAGCAATGGGACATCTCCCGTGACGCACCGTACTTCGGCTTCGAAATCCCTGACGAGCCGGGCAAGTACTTCTATGTCTGGCTGGATGCGCCCATCGGTTACATGGCCAGCTTCAAGAACCTCTGCGCACGCCGCCCGGAGCTGGACTTCGACGCGTACTGGAACAAGGACCCGACCACCGAGCTGTATCACTTCATCGGCAAGGACATCGTCAACTTCCACGCGCTGTTCTGGCCGGCCATGCTCGAAGGCGCCGGCCTGCGCAAGCCAACCGGCATCAACGTGCACGGCTACCTGACCGTCAACGGCCAGAAGATGTCCAAGTCGCGTGGCACCTTCATCAAGGCCCGCACCTATCTGGACCACCTGTCGCCGGAATACCTGCGCTACTACTACGCAGCCAAACTGGGCCGCGGGGTCGACGACCTGGACCTGAACCTCGAAGACTTCGTGCAAAAGGTCAACTCTGACCTGATCGGCAAGGTGGTCAACATCGCCAGCCGCTGCGCCGGGTTCATTCACAAGGGCAACGCTGGCGTACTGGTCGACAGCAACATCGCGCCAGAACTGACCGCTGCATTCCAGGCTGCCGCGCCGAGCATCGCCGAGGCCTATGAGGCCCGCGACTTCTCCCGCGCCATGCGCGAGACCATGGCCCTGGCCGACCGCGCCAACGCCTTTATTGCTGACAAGGCACCTTGGTCGCTGGCCAAGCAGGAAGGCAAGCAGGACGAGGTGCAGGCCATTTGCGCACTGGGCATCAACCTGTTCCGTCAGTTGATCATCTTCCTCAAGCCGGTGCTGCCGAAACTGGCCGCCGATGCCGAGCAGTTCCTCAATGTGGCACCGCTGACCTGGAACGACCACCAGACCCTGCTGGCCAACCATCAACTCAATCCGTTCAACGCGCTGATGACCCGTATCGACCCGGCCAGGGTCGAGGCAATGGTCAGCGCATCGAAAGAAGACCTGGCGGCCAGCACCGAGCCTGCGGCCCCGCAAGGCAACGGCGAATTGACCAAGGACCCGCTGTCGCCCGAGATCGAGTTCGACGCCTTTGCTGCCGTGGACCTGCGGGTGGCGCTGATCGTCAAGGCCGAGCACGTCGAGGGTGCCGACAAGCTGCTGCGCCTGACTCTGGATATCGGTGATCAGCAGCGTAACGTGTTCTCCGGAATCAAGAGCGCCTACCCGGACCCGAGCAAGCTTGAAGGTCGCCTGACCATGATGATCGCCAACCTCAAGCCGCGCAAAATGCGCTTTGGCGTTTCCGAAGGCATGGTGATGGCAGCCGGTCCTGGCGGTGAAGAGATCTACCTGCTCAGCCCGGACAGCGGCGCCAAGCCAGGTCAGCGCATCAAGTGACACTCGGCAAAGCCCGATAACTGCGCATGCAGCTATCGGGCGTCAGGGTGCCTTTAAAAACGTAGGCAAAGCAGTCAGAGCAAGGCAAAAACAGGCAAGCAAGCGCAATTTACGGGTTGTAAATGAGCATTGCGTGCCTGTCTTTTTAACGCAGCGATGACAACGCAGGTAGTTTTTAGAGGTGCCCTTTTGCCTGCCTGGTGCCCTGTTCAACGAGTAACCGCAACATGAGCCTGATTCAACGCATTGATGCCTTGCTGCCCCAGACCCAGTGCGGCAAGTGTGGCCATCCCGGCTGCCTGCCTTATGCACAAGGTATTGCCAGCGGCGAAGCCATCAACAAGTGCCCACCCGGCGGCACTGAAACCATTGCCAGCCTGGCACAACTGCTGCGCATCCCGGCCTTGCCTCTGGACACTGAACGTGGTGCGGCACCGGCCCAGGTGGCCTTTATCCGTGAAGCCGAATGCATCGGTTGCACCAAGTGCATCCAGGCCTGCCCGGTGGACGCTATCGTGGGTGCAGCGAAAATGATGCACACCGTGCTGGTTGACGAATGCACCGGCTGCGATCTGTGCGTAGCGCCTTGCCCGGTCGATTGCATTGACCTGCTGCCGCTGCCATCGGCCAATGTAGTGCCCATCGTCGGAGATCTGGCGTATGACGCTGCACAATTGCAGGCCCGCGACCGCAAGCGTAATCACGCCCGTCAGCGCTATGAACAACGCACGGCACGCTTGCGCCGCGAGCAAGAACAACGTCAGGCACGCAGCCACAAGCCTCAGCCAGCGCCTGGCAGGGCAGTCGAAAGGCAAATACCGACGCCGCGCAACAATCAGCCCCAGAACGACCAGGCCCTGAAGCAGGCCAGGATCACCCTGAACTTGAGCCGAGCCCAATTGAACAGGTCTCTCAAAGCCTTTGGTCATCCGCCGATCCGTGAGCAGGCCATGCGCTTGCTGCAGATGCAGCATGAAGTCCAGGCAGCCGAGCAGGCCGTAGCAGCGCTTGAGCAAGCCCCCGCGCCCTCTCCCGCCGCCGTGCAGCCGGCCAGCAAGCCCGCCGGCGACCTCAAGCGTGCCAAGATCCAGCTGGCCATGGCCCGTGCAGCCTTGAGCAAGGCTCAGGCAAACAATGAGCCTGCATCACAGCTGGCCATGCTAAGTGTTCAATTACACAATGCCGAACAGGCCGTCCAGGCCGCAGAACAGCCATAAGGGCTCATAGAAGCCCGATCAGGAAACCGACCATGAACGCCGCCAAACGCCAGGAGATCTTCCGCAGGCTCCACGAAGACAATCCTGACCCGAAAACCGAACTGGCCTACACCACCCCTTTCGAGCTGCTGATTGCCGTGATTCTCTCCGCGCAGGCGACCGATGTCAGCGTCAACAAAGCCACCGCGCGTCTGTACCCGGTAGCCAACACACCGCAGGCGATCTACGCGCTGGGCGTGGAAGGGCTGTCGGAGTACATCAAGACCATCGGCTTGTATAACAGCAAGGCGAAAAATGTCATCGAGACCTGCCGCCTGCTGGTCGAGCAGCACAACGGTGAAGTGCCACAGACCCGCGAAGCCCTCGAAGCGCTTCCGGGAGTGGGGCGCAAGACCGCGAATGTGGTGCTCAATACCGCGTTTCGGCAGATCGCCATGGCGGTGGACACGCACATTTTCCGGGTCAGTAACCGTACCGGGCTGGCACCCGGCAAGAACGTGGTCGATGTTGAGAAACAGCTACTTAAGTTCGTCCCGAAAAATTACCTGATGGATGCGCACCACTGGCTGATCCTGCATGGCCGGTATGTCTGTGTCGCCCGCAAGCCACGCTGCGGCAGTTGCCGGATCGAAGACCTGTGCGATTTCAAGGAAAAAACCTCCGACGATTGAGTAATAGCTTCAACTACCGCCAGGCGATTGAAAAAATCTTTTTTACCAAGGCACGGAATGGCGATATAAGAGGCGCCAACAGGGTGGCTCTAAAAACGTAAACGCCCAGCCCGCAGGCAGTTTTTAGAGGTGCCTGATCGCCAAGCCTGGAGTCAACTTGCATGAGCACCGGCAAAGAGCAACTGGATGTAGACGTAGTAGAAGACGAATTCGCCAACGAATCAGATGATGCCGAAACCCGGACTGCCGAACCCGCAAAGACCAATCTGAGCAAACGCCGCACAATCGACAACTTGCTCGAAGAGCGGCGCCTGAAACGGGAACTGGCCGACTACGACTTCGATCTCTGATCGGAACTGCCGTATCCCAAGCCTCTCTGATGAGAGGCTGAGTATTGTTGCCAACCTGATCACGCCAACCCGTTACGCTGCGCCAGCTCGATGAGATCGACCAGCGAATGCGCATTGAGCTTGAGCAGCAGGCGCGTTTTGTAGGTGCTGACTGTCTTGTTGCTGAGAAACATGCTGTCGGCGATTTCCTTGTTGGTCTTGCCCCGGGCCAACTGCTGCAGCACCATCATTTCCCGCCCGGACAAGCGATCCACCATATCCGCCTCACTGGCATTGCCCATGCTGGAGCGCACCGTGTGCAGAGCCTGGTTGGGGAAGTAGCTATAGCCAGACAATACGGCCTTGATCGCGCTAAGCAATTCAGTGAGGTCCTGCTGTTTGCAGACATAGCCCGCCGCACCGGCCTGCATGCAACGCATTGAAAAATGCCCCGGCGATTGTGAGGTCAGGATCAGCACCTTGAACGGCAGCGCCATGGCCGACAACCGGGCAATCACCTCAAGACCGTCGAGCTTGGGAATGCCGATGTCGAGGATCACGATATCCGGCAGGTGCTCACGCGCCAGTTGCAAGGCATCTACTCCGTTGTCGGTTTCGGCGACAACCTCGTAACCATGGCGCTCCATCAGCATCCGTACAGCCAGGCGAATGACAGGATGATCATCCACGATCAGCACTTTATTCATGGTGCAGTCCAATTTTTGCTATTCGAATTTTCGGAGCCAGCACAATAGCCTAGTCGTTTAGTAGTTTGCATGGCGCACGCCCCATAAGACCAACACCCAAAGACCATTCCCACCCTTAGAAGAGAACTTTCCTACAAATCTTGCCATAAGCAGCTGGATTTTAACTTCTATCACAAGTCTTCTCCTTCGCAATCCGATGCACTGACCAACCTCTCCATGCCCCATAAAAAACCATGTTGAAGGGCCGCCCATCATCGGCTTGCGAGCCTTAACTTTTCCTGTCGAGACACGTGAATCAAACAAGACACGCTTGCAAACCGCCATGTGTTTACACACCTTCACGCGATTACTTTGCTGGTTTCAGGTTTTGTACGAAAACTGCGGCATTCGGCCATGCTGCGTAAAATCCGGACCGTTGCCAACAGCCACCAATTAGCCACTAACTGCACCGTGCCATCCATGGCCAGGCAACACCAGCGCCGGGCCATTTGCCAGCGCCTTGTTTAAAACTACACGTAACCGAATGCCCTTTTCATACACATATCTATTTCAGGAGCACGACTACACAATATTCAGAAATACCTTACAAAATTTCGCTCGACTCTTTATGAATTTCTTGTCACTCCATACAGACCAAACGCCTCAAAGCCCGCCCCGGCGGCACCGCCAACGACGATGAGCTAACAGCATGTGCTTATCGGAATCCACCCTTAAACAGCTAAAGGGGAAATAACCTACAGCACGAACAGACGCTGCCTGGGCGCTCGTAAGACCAATACCACAGCCTCAAGCGCACGGTTCTGGAGTACAACTTTTTTACTTGCAATTCCTATTGTCAATCGTTACTTTTTTGACAAAGCACCCCTGCTTACAGCACATAAACCGTTCATTAAGACAAACAACTAACACAACCGTCTTCAATGAAAGTTATGAAACCGTGCCCACCCGACAACGTGCCTGTCAGTAGGGAATAAATGACGCACGCCGCATGGCCGCGCAGCAACAGTAAGTTTGACCTGCTGACTCTTTTTGAATGGCCATGTGTATAACCATGTTCAAAAGGAATAGATCATGAACAGCAAACCCGTACCCGCTTTGTGCCTCCCCCTGTCACCCCTGGACCTGGCCGCTGCCGTTGAGGACTTCGTGGCCCAAGGGGGGGTTATCGCCATCATCCCCCAAGGAGAAACAGCCGAACCGGTTGAAACGGTTACGCCTGAAAATCTGACCGTCACAGCGCCGGAAAAACTGCAACTGCTCAGGCTGCTGGCGGCCAAAGGTGCCGGTGTTTCATCCTTGCAGTATTCGCTTAAGATGAACAGGAAGGATATTCGTCAGTTGGCACAACAACATGACATCAAGATCAACTTCAGCCGCCCCATACAGGCGCAGCGTAATGGGCCAGACACGCCACTTCGCGACATTGATGATGTAACGGCCGGACATGCCATGCACTATTCAAGCCTGGGCTACAGCACAGCCGAAATCGCCAGAATCCTCGGGCTAAGCGTGCGCGAGGTTCTCGACATCGGTAAAGCCTATCGCTTTGAATTCAGCAACCATCAGGTTTGACCCGCGATCGCCAACAATCGGCCCTGCCGTTCAGGAGTCAAATAATGTTCCTTTTTAATCGCATCATGAACCCTATTAGTGTCATCGCACTGTTCGCCGCGCTGTCAGAAGCCTCGGCGGCCACGGTATTGCCCTATCTGGACACTGACAGCCGCCAGGTTTATATCTGGTTTCTGATTGTTTTCCCCACCACCCTGGTGGTGATGTTTTTCCTGACCTTGAATTTCAATGCCAGGGTATTGTATGCCCCCTGCAAATGCTTTTATCAGGAAGACACCCAAACCTGAAAAATAGCCAGACTTTAACACGCAGTAAAAACGGGACAGCGGAGGTAGGAAAGTTCAACAAACAGAGTCAGATTCCCTATACACGAGGGTAAGCCATTGAAAAAAACCAGTGGCCATAACGGATAAGCGCAACACAGCTCATTCATGCTGAAACGCCATCTGATGTTGATTATTAAAAACCCGCTATTATTAAAATCTTTTGCGGGCGCCCTTATTTGAGAGGCTTCATGCGCACACAACCCATAGACACCGAACCTGTTTTCGCCCCCCTCATAGAGATGGAACGATCATGTCTAAACTCAAAGAATTTCGTGAACTGGAACATGCCCTGAAGTTGCAACAGGAAAAACTCGACATGCTGGCGCATGACGAGCGGCTCGGACGAGAACTTGAGTTCGAGAAAAAACTGATGTCATTGCTCAAGCGTTACCAGCTCGACCTCCGGGGCCTGCAGGATTTTATCCGCCCGGTCGAGCCGTCATCCGCACGGCTACTGCGCCAGAAGAGGACCTCCAAAAACGCAGCAAGGGCACCCAAGGGCACCCCTGTTGCCGTGCAGACAGCTTAAAACCAGGGTCTGCAGCCCCGGACAGGGCTGCAGACGACCGATCAGAAGAACTTGCGGTTCTTGTTGGCTGCGATGCGCATACGCAGTGCATTGAGCTTGATAAAGCCCGCCGCGTCAGCCTGGTTGTAAGCACCGCCATCCTCTTCGAAGGTGGCGATGTTGGCGTCGAACAGCGAGTCGTCCGACTTGCGACCCGTCACGATCACGTTGCCCTTGTACAGCT comes from the Pseudomonas sp. StFLB209 genome and includes:
- a CDS encoding response regulator transcription factor gives rise to the protein MNKVLIVDDHPVIRLAVRMLMERHGYEVVAETDNGVDALQLAREHLPDIVILDIGIPKLDGLEVIARLSAMALPFKVLILTSQSPGHFSMRCMQAGAAGYVCKQQDLTELLSAIKAVLSGYSYFPNQALHTVRSSMGNASEADMVDRLSGREMMVLQQLARGKTNKEIADSMFLSNKTVSTYKTRLLLKLNAHSLVDLIELAQRNGLA
- the nth gene encoding endonuclease III; this encodes MNAAKRQEIFRRLHEDNPDPKTELAYTTPFELLIAVILSAQATDVSVNKATARLYPVANTPQAIYALGVEGLSEYIKTIGLYNSKAKNVIETCRLLVEQHNGEVPQTREALEALPGVGRKTANVVLNTAFRQIAMAVDTHIFRVSNRTGLAPGKNVVDVEKQLLKFVPKNYLMDAHHWLILHGRYVCVARKPRCGSCRIEDLCDFKEKTSDD
- a CDS encoding PA3496 family putative envelope integrity protein — translated: MSTGKEQLDVDVVEDEFANESDDAETRTAEPAKTNLSKRRTIDNLLEERRLKRELADYDFDL